A window of the Oncorhynchus masou masou isolate Uvic2021 chromosome 13, UVic_Omas_1.1, whole genome shotgun sequence genome harbors these coding sequences:
- the LOC135553050 gene encoding uncharacterized protein LOC135553050, whose protein sequence is MSSLSYRKRSNINDSIGGKGDDSSLFSSLKNDQESQESISSFRKAKPKGSLPQDDPYSVSSSSWRKSQTGNDDGRGSVISQAYTEATSRARMGMDSRWGDFDKESTVSSMVPSRASVATTCRGLSPDDTIPSPLSRRSSTSLSRRSGGRSPGSVSCADSRISDFRSCRLSEFDDMEDGHSVVFTERTSAYSSHSSTGRSLSMPPPHARSSYRDDDELPDTSDVKPATVGHRNYLDPDLEKAINEVLNFKPIKFKRTSLEDSEAEAGRKEDDTEDDRKGVLSVRGSGDREVDSGRSTSSLRRSASAVDCRKSLSSHSRSHSRSHSRSHSRSNSRSNSRSRSHSRNSGKKSQGKKKKKRRGHGSESDSSNDDRRSRKGSSKKKDKKSKKESSSSSSDSESDSESGSSSGASTVSYKSTNSVKRAPGRQASSPEGEREAGTPAEGRPPPNKKEEKNRKKKVDNLMMKYLYRPDSD, encoded by the coding sequence ATGAGTTCCCTGAGCTACAGGAAGCGCTCCAACATCAATGACTCCATCGGAGGTAAAGGGGATGACAGCTCCCTCTTCAGTTCCCTCAAGAATGACCAGGAGTCCCAGGAGTCTATCTCCTCCTTCCGTAAGGCCAAGCCCAAAGGCTCCTTACCCCAGGATGACCCCTACTCAGTCAGCTCCAGCTCCTGGAGGAAGTCCCAGACTGGGAACGATGATGGCCGTGGCTCGGTTATCTCCCAGGCCTACACTGAAGCCACCAGCAGGGCTAGGATGGGCATGGACAGCCGCTGGGGAGATTTCGACAAAGAGTCCACCGTGTCCTCCATGGTCCCCAGCCGGGCCTCCGTCGCTACCACGTGCCGTGGCCTGAGCCCAGACGACACCATTCCCAGTCCCCTGAGCCGCCGCAGCAGCACCTCTCTCAGTCGCCGTTCTGGGGGCAGGAGCCCTGGCAGTGTGAGCTGTGCTGACTCACGCATATCTGACTTCCGCAGCTGCCGCCTGAGCGAGTTTGATGACATGGAGGACGGGCACAGCGTGGTCTTCACCGAGCGCACCTCGGCCTACAGCTCCCACTCTTCCACGGGACGCAGCCTGTCCATGCCCCCGCCACACGCCCGCTCCTCCTACAGAGATGATGACGAGCTCCCTGACACCTCGGACGTCAAGCCGGCCACCGTTGGCCACCGCAACTACCTGGACCCCGACCTGGAGAAGGCCATCAACGAGGTGCTGAACTTCAAACCCATCAAGTTCAAACGCACCAGCCTGGAAGACTCAGAGGCCgaggcagggaggaaagaggatgaTACAGAGGATGACAGGAAGGGTGTGCTTAGTGTCAGGGGGAGTGGCGACCGGGAGGTGGACAGCGGGCGCAGCACCAGCAGTCTGAGACGGTCCGCGTCGGCTGTAGACTGTAGGAAGTCCTTGAGCAGCCACAGTCGCAGCCACAGTCGCAGCCACAGTCGCAGCCACAGTCGCAGCAACAGTCGCAGCAACAGTCGCAGCCGCAGCCACAGTCGCAACAGCGGCAAGAAGAGCCAAggtaagaagaagaagaagaggaggggccACGGCTCCGAGTCAGACAGCTCCAATGATGACCGCCGCAGCAGGAAGGGCAGCTCCAAGAAGAAGGACAAGAAGTCCAAAAAGGAGTCTTCTTCCTCATCCTCAGATTCAGAGTCTGACTCAGAGTCTGGCTCCAGTTCAGGTGCCTCCACCGTCTCCTACAAAAGCACCAACAGCGTGAAAAGAGCCCCTGGCCGCCAAGCCTCTAGcccagagggggagagggaggcggGGACGCCTGCTGAGGGGCGGCCCCCTCCTAacaagaaggaggagaagaatagGAAGAAGAAAGTGGACAACCTGATGATGAAATATCTGTACAGACCGGACAGTGACTGA
- the LOC135553427 gene encoding uncharacterized protein LOC135553427, protein MVEAGVRFVVEVGVRVVVEAGIRPPASTTTLTAASSLHHNPNPSLHHNPKPSLHHNPNPSLHYNPNPSLHHNPSSSLHHKPNSSLHHKPNPSLHHNPNPSLHHNPNPSLHHNPSSSLHHKPNPSLHYNPNPSLHYHPNPSLHHNPHPRLYHNPSSSLHHKPNSSLHHKPNPSLHHNPNPSLHHNPNPSLHHNPSSSLHHKPNPSLHYNPNPSLHYHPNPSLHYHPNPSLHHNPHPRLHYHPNPSLHLNPNSSLHHKPNSRLYHNPNPSLHLNPNSSLHHKPNPSLHHNPNPSLHHNPNPSLHHNPNMR, encoded by the exons ATGGTGGAGGCTGGAGTTAGGTTTGTGGTGGAGGTTGGAGTTCGTGTTGTGGTGGAGGCTGGGATTAGG CCTCCAGCCTCCACCACAACCCTAACCGCAGCCTCCAGCCtccaccacaaccctaaccccagcctccaccacaaccctaaacccagtctccaccacaaccctaaccccagcctccactacaaccctaaccccagcctccaCCACAACCCTAGCTCCAGCCTCCACCACAAACCTAACTCCAGCCTCCACCACAAACCTAACCCCAGCCtccaccacaaccctaaccccagcctccaccacaaccctaaccccagcctccaCCACAACCCTAGCTCCAGCCTCCACCACAAAcctaaccccagcctccactacaaccctaaccccagcctccactaccaccctaaccccagcctccaCCACAACCCTCACCCCAGGCTCTACCACAACCCTAGCTCCAGCCTCCACCACAAACCTAACTCCAGCCTCCACCACAAACCTAACCCCAGCCtccaccacaaccctaaccccagcctccaccacaaccctaaccccagcctccaCCACAACCCTAGCTCCAGCCTCCACCACAAAcctaaccccagcctccactacaaccctaaccccagcctccactaccaccctaaccccagcctccactaccaccctaaccccagcctccaCCACAACCCTCACCCCAGGCTCCACTaccaccctaaccccagcctccaCCTCAACCCTAACTCCAGCCTCCACCACAAACCTAACTCCAGGCtctaccacaaccctaaccccagcctccaCCTCAACCCTAACTCCAGCCTCCACCACAAACCTAACCCCAGCCtccaccacaaccctaaccccagcctccaccacaaccctaaccccagcctccaCCACAACCctaatatgagatga